In Nocardioides sp. JQ2195, a genomic segment contains:
- a CDS encoding molybdopterin oxidoreductase family protein, translating into MPDRIADIWGERTPHAKGTVWPARVDLHLDEGVEEQDVDRWVQSACLLCSNGCGCDIAVKDGRMVGVRGRGTDVVNHGRMGPKGLYGSTPWASSPDRLTRPLVHEGGRLVETDWQTAMGRIVDESKRLLDENGPLTHGFYTSGQMFIEEYYTLAVIGKAGLGTPHMDGNTRLCTATSAAAFKESFGADGQPGSYTDIEHCDAIFLYGHNMAETQTVLWMRILDRTRGEDPPKVVCVDPRRTPVAEEAERTGGVHLAPRVGTNLALMNGLTRELFHNGWTADVWVAEHTIGVDDLRKVVEPYTPEKVAEICGVEPHDLRRAAAIFGQSKSVLSTVLQGFYQSHQATAASVAVHNLHLLRGLIGRPGSGVLQMNGQPTAQNNRECGADGDLPGFRNWNNQKHVQELADLWNVDPLTIPHWAPPTNAMQIFNYAEKGSIELLWISATNPAVSMPESSHIRKILSGDQCFVVVQDLFLTETAQLADVVLPAAGWGEKTGTFTNVNRTVHLSDKAVDPPGEAKSDLDIFLMYSEAMGFTDRDGAPLPTWSTPEEAFDAWRAATAGRPVDYTGLSYDKLRGPTGIPWPVNEEAPEGTDRLYTDPVFPTDTDQCETYGHDLLTGGTVTEQEHRAMAPNGRAFLKGAPYTPAHELPSDDYPLLYTTGRTVYQFHTRTKTGRSSSLHEAAPDAWVELSEQDADNLGIREGDVVSVESPRGAIEVRARVGNVMPGAVFAPFHYGSWDLEDVAPDQQHRLANELTMTVWDPVSKQPCFKTAACRVTKVRAGDGPAPAPTTAASAPARKGSVPETAGGEPTTSEVLTETPDYPNDPAAGTAHPAPTGTIAGRS; encoded by the coding sequence ATGCCGGACCGGATAGCCGACATCTGGGGCGAACGGACCCCCCATGCCAAGGGCACGGTCTGGCCGGCGCGGGTCGATCTTCATCTCGACGAAGGCGTCGAGGAGCAGGACGTGGACCGCTGGGTCCAGTCGGCGTGCCTGCTGTGCAGCAACGGCTGCGGCTGCGACATCGCGGTCAAGGACGGCCGGATGGTCGGCGTACGAGGTCGGGGGACCGACGTGGTCAACCACGGACGGATGGGCCCCAAGGGGCTCTACGGGAGCACGCCCTGGGCGTCGTCGCCCGATCGGCTGACCCGGCCGCTGGTCCACGAGGGCGGTCGCCTGGTGGAGACCGACTGGCAGACCGCGATGGGACGCATCGTCGACGAGTCCAAGCGGCTGCTCGACGAGAACGGCCCGCTCACGCACGGCTTCTACACCTCCGGCCAGATGTTCATCGAGGAGTACTACACCCTCGCGGTCATCGGGAAAGCCGGCTTGGGCACGCCCCACATGGACGGCAACACCCGCCTGTGCACCGCGACCAGTGCTGCGGCGTTCAAGGAGTCGTTCGGGGCCGACGGGCAGCCGGGGTCCTACACCGACATCGAGCACTGCGACGCGATCTTCCTCTACGGCCACAACATGGCCGAGACCCAGACCGTGCTGTGGATGCGGATCCTCGACCGCACCCGCGGCGAAGATCCGCCCAAGGTCGTGTGCGTCGACCCACGACGTACGCCGGTCGCGGAGGAGGCCGAACGGACCGGGGGAGTGCACCTGGCTCCGCGCGTGGGCACCAACCTTGCGCTGATGAACGGGCTGACCCGCGAGCTGTTCCACAACGGCTGGACCGCCGACGTGTGGGTCGCCGAGCACACCATCGGCGTCGACGACCTGCGCAAGGTCGTGGAGCCCTACACGCCGGAGAAGGTGGCCGAGATCTGCGGCGTCGAGCCCCACGACCTCCGCCGCGCCGCCGCCATCTTCGGGCAGAGCAAGAGCGTGCTCTCCACGGTGCTCCAGGGCTTCTACCAGTCGCACCAGGCGACCGCGGCCTCCGTCGCGGTGCACAACCTCCACCTGCTCCGCGGACTGATCGGCCGTCCGGGCAGCGGGGTGCTGCAGATGAACGGTCAGCCCACTGCACAGAACAATCGCGAGTGCGGAGCCGACGGTGACCTGCCGGGCTTCCGCAATTGGAACAACCAGAAGCACGTGCAGGAGCTGGCCGACCTGTGGAACGTCGACCCGCTCACGATCCCGCACTGGGCGCCGCCGACGAACGCGATGCAGATCTTCAACTACGCCGAGAAGGGCTCGATCGAGCTGCTGTGGATCTCGGCGACCAACCCCGCCGTCTCGATGCCCGAGTCGTCGCACATCCGCAAGATCCTCTCCGGTGACCAGTGCTTCGTCGTGGTCCAGGACCTGTTCCTCACCGAAACCGCACAACTGGCCGACGTGGTGCTTCCCGCGGCCGGGTGGGGCGAGAAGACCGGCACCTTCACCAACGTCAACCGCACGGTCCACCTCTCCGACAAGGCGGTCGACCCGCCCGGGGAGGCGAAGAGCGACCTCGACATCTTCCTCATGTACTCCGAAGCGATGGGGTTCACCGACCGCGACGGCGCACCACTTCCGACCTGGTCGACACCGGAGGAGGCGTTCGACGCGTGGCGCGCTGCCACGGCGGGTCGGCCGGTCGACTACACCGGCCTGTCCTACGACAAGCTGCGTGGACCGACCGGCATACCGTGGCCGGTCAACGAGGAGGCCCCGGAGGGGACTGACCGGCTCTACACCGACCCGGTGTTCCCCACCGACACCGACCAGTGCGAGACCTACGGCCACGACCTGCTCACCGGCGGCACGGTGACCGAGCAGGAGCACCGTGCGATGGCTCCGAACGGGCGGGCCTTCCTCAAGGGTGCTCCCTACACCCCGGCCCACGAGCTGCCCAGCGACGACTACCCGCTGCTCTACACCACCGGTCGCACGGTCTACCAGTTCCACACCCGCACCAAGACGGGGCGGTCCTCATCCCTCCACGAGGCTGCACCTGATGCTTGGGTCGAGCTCTCCGAGCAGGACGCCGACAACCTCGGGATCAGGGAGGGCGACGTGGTGAGCGTCGAGTCTCCGCGCGGAGCCATCGAGGTCCGCGCGCGGGTGGGCAACGTGATGCCGGGCGCGGTGTTCGCGCCCTTCCACTACGGATCGTGGGACCTGGAGGACGTTGCTCCCGACCAGCAGCACCGGCTGGCCAACGAGCTCACCATGACCGTGTGGGACCCGGTGTCGAAGCAGCCCTGCTTCAAGACCGCCGCGTGCCGGGTCACCAAGGTGAGGGCGGGCGACGGACCGGCGCCGGCTCCCACCACCGCCGCGTCGGCCCCGGCCCGGAAGGGATCCGTGCCGGAGACGGCAGGCGGGGAACCGACCACCTCGGAGGTGCTCACGGAGACCCCCGACTATCCCAACGACCCCGCTGCCGGCACCGCGCACCCGGCGCCCACCGGCACGATCGCAGGGAGGTCCTGA
- a CDS encoding YjbQ family protein, with protein MDTETRTYVTGDREVVLDLTRDCADFVRGRGDGLLNLFVPHATAGVAILETGAGSDDDLLAALADLLPKDDRWKHRHGSPGHGRSHVMPALIPPYASVPVLGGRTALGTWQSICLVDLNVDNHEREVRFSFLA; from the coding sequence ATGGACACCGAGACCCGCACCTACGTCACCGGCGACCGCGAGGTCGTGCTCGACCTGACCCGCGACTGCGCCGACTTCGTCAGAGGCCGCGGCGACGGCCTGCTCAACCTGTTCGTCCCGCACGCCACCGCCGGCGTCGCGATCCTCGAGACCGGTGCCGGCAGCGACGACGACCTGCTGGCTGCCTTGGCCGACCTGCTGCCCAAGGACGACCGCTGGAAGCACCGGCACGGCAGTCCCGGCCACGGCCGCTCCCACGTGATGCCGGCGCTGATCCCGCCGTACGCCTCGGTCCCGGTCCTGGGCGGCCGTACGGCGTTGGGCACGTGGCAGAGCATCTGCCTGGTCGACCTCAACGTCGACAACCACGAGCGCGAGGTGCGGTTCAGCTTCCTGGCATGA
- a CDS encoding HNH endonuclease signature motif containing protein: MSALQFHEDVTARLDEALTDLSALPFSPLSNAELETLLKTVTGMSDRLQHALGRVATAAGERELGDRVGASSTAHWWARKTRLKSSDTRKHLARSHHLEKPFFSPVADALSEGDLRTEQADVIIRAIDELPDDLEPAMLEKARDHMLDLATQFDADELRKLSKGLLEALDPERFENEEEKRLQKEEEEAAATARITIGNDGHGKVRGKFSIPEVHGELFRSFLMKFADPRRGDSGSDSGDDDDRPRNFSITPEKLGQAFMELIESFPADKLPSHAASTVAVTVTIDFDRLKQGLGTATLNNGHKISATEARRLACRAGMVPAVLDGKGEVLDLGRTRRLFSASQFKALALRDKGCSVEGCAMPSSICHAHHDDPWSRGGPTDLSNGRLLCPQHHRMVHNPRYDTKKLDDGKLKIVRRT; this comes from the coding sequence GTGTCCGCACTCCAGTTCCACGAAGACGTCACCGCTCGTCTCGACGAGGCCCTCACCGACTTGAGCGCGCTCCCCTTCTCACCCCTCTCCAATGCCGAGCTCGAGACCCTGCTCAAGACCGTGACCGGCATGTCCGATCGTCTGCAGCACGCCCTCGGTCGAGTCGCGACTGCCGCCGGAGAGCGCGAGCTCGGCGACCGAGTCGGCGCCAGCAGCACGGCCCACTGGTGGGCGAGGAAGACCCGCCTCAAGAGCAGCGACACCCGCAAGCACCTCGCCCGATCCCACCATCTCGAGAAGCCGTTCTTCTCACCCGTGGCAGATGCGTTGTCCGAAGGAGACCTGCGCACCGAGCAGGCCGACGTGATCATCAGGGCCATCGACGAGCTCCCCGACGACCTCGAGCCGGCCATGCTCGAGAAGGCTCGCGACCACATGCTCGACCTCGCCACCCAGTTCGACGCCGACGAACTGCGCAAGCTCAGCAAGGGCCTCCTCGAAGCCCTCGACCCCGAGCGATTCGAGAACGAGGAGGAGAAGCGGCTCCAGAAGGAAGAAGAGGAGGCGGCCGCCACTGCCCGCATCACCATCGGCAACGACGGCCACGGCAAGGTGCGCGGCAAGTTCTCCATCCCCGAGGTGCACGGCGAGTTGTTCCGCAGCTTCCTGATGAAGTTCGCCGATCCGCGCCGCGGCGATTCCGGCTCCGACTCCGGCGATGACGACGACCGGCCGCGGAACTTCTCGATCACCCCCGAGAAGCTCGGCCAGGCGTTCATGGAACTGATCGAGTCGTTCCCCGCAGACAAGCTGCCGAGCCACGCAGCCAGCACCGTCGCCGTGACGGTCACCATCGACTTCGACCGCCTCAAGCAGGGCCTCGGCACAGCCACCCTGAACAACGGTCACAAGATCTCGGCCACCGAGGCCCGACGGTTGGCCTGCCGAGCAGGCATGGTTCCCGCCGTGCTCGACGGCAAGGGCGAGGTGCTCGACCTGGGCCGCACTCGCCGGCTGTTCTCCGCATCCCAGTTCAAGGCACTCGCCCTGCGCGACAAGGGCTGCAGCGTCGAGGGATGTGCGATGCCGTCCAGCATCTGCCACGCCCATCACGACGATCCGTGGTCCAGGGGCGGCCCCACTGACCTGAGCAACGGCAGACTGCTCTGCCCACAGCATCACCGCATGGTGCACAACCCGCGCTATGACACGAAGAAGCTCGATGACGGGAAGCTCAAGATCGTCAGGCGGACGTAG
- a CDS encoding ankyrin repeat domain-containing protein, whose amino-acid sequence MNRRQATALLTRATARGDLEGVQEAIAHRADLEVRNDEGRTPLVVATKTNRIEIARALLDAGADPDAKDDMEDSAFLYAGAEGLNEILRMTLEKGADVKSTNRYGGTALIPASEHAHVATVRILLKARSPVNHINNLGWTAMHEAIVLGNGSDDHVKVVEMLLEAGADPSIRDGDGVLPRQLAADRGYDEIVAAIDRAIRR is encoded by the coding sequence ATGAACCGGCGCCAGGCCACCGCCCTGCTCACCCGCGCCACGGCTCGCGGCGACCTCGAGGGCGTGCAGGAGGCGATCGCCCATCGCGCCGACCTCGAGGTGCGCAACGACGAGGGACGTACGCCTCTGGTGGTGGCCACCAAGACGAACCGGATCGAGATCGCCCGTGCCCTGTTGGACGCGGGGGCCGACCCGGACGCCAAGGACGACATGGAGGACTCCGCCTTCCTGTATGCCGGCGCCGAGGGTCTCAACGAGATCCTGCGGATGACCTTGGAGAAGGGCGCCGACGTGAAGAGCACGAATCGGTATGGCGGTACGGCGCTGATCCCGGCCAGCGAGCACGCACATGTGGCCACGGTGCGGATCCTGTTGAAGGCCAGGTCACCGGTGAACCACATCAACAATCTCGGCTGGACTGCGATGCACGAGGCGATCGTGCTCGGCAACGGATCCGACGACCACGTGAAGGTCGTCGAGATGCTGCTCGAGGCCGGTGCTGATCCTTCCATCAGGGACGGGGACGGCGTACTCCCCCGGCAGCTGGCCGCCGATCGTGGGTACGACGAGATCGTGGCGGCGATCGATCGCGCGATCCGCCGCTGA
- the ppdK gene encoding pyruvate, phosphate dikinase, translating to MTAYVFDFSQGSKDQKDLLGGKGANLAEMTNLGLPVPPGFTITTEACRAYLQEGGDPAGLAEQVSERLVALEETMERKLGDAGDPLLVSVRSGAKFSMPGMMETVLNVGLNDESVEGLARQSDDSRFAQDSYRRLLQMFGATVLGIESAVFSEALDAAKKAKGTDEDLDLDTDDLRDLVATYKQLIEEHAGRAFPQDPREQLDLAVNAVFDSWNTDRAALYRRQEQIPDDLGTAVNVQAMVFGNRGMDSGSGVAFTRDPATGNQGVYGDYLQNAQGEDVVAGIRNTVSLADMAEVDRTSHDELLEIMEKLEKHYHDMCDIEFTVEDGKLWMLQTRVGKRTPEAAFRIAGHMVDEGLIDLDEALRRVTGAQLAQLMFPRFDYSSERNLLAKGMNASPGAAVGKAVFDWATAVEWAERGEDVILVRKETSPDDLHGMVVAKGILTSRGGKTSHAAVVARGMGRTCVCGAEALDVDTKNAEFTVRGGTTIREGDVISIDGTTGEVFEGAVPVTDSAVVRWFEGDKDPEITDNPLVQAVARLVEHADQTRRLQVRTNADTGEDAARARRFGAQGIGLCRTEHMFLGERRELVEHLIIADDEAGQEKALDALLPQQRSDFLEILESMDGLPVTIRLIDPPLHEFLPDLTDLSVAMAVADVHGHRKKRQRKLLAAVQRLHEANPMLGLRGVRLGIVIPGLFTMQARAVLEAAAERIKAGGDPHPEIMIPLVGSVRELDLVKQRIMDVAADVQEEAGVAIDFSVGTMIELPRAALTADQIAGSADFFSFGTNDLTQMTWGFSRDDVEASFFSTYLEQGVFPVSPFESLDTEGVGTLVRTAAAKGREANPELHLGVCGEHGGDPASIHFFDEVGLDYVSCSPFRVPVARLEAGRSALG from the coding sequence ATGACCGCGTATGTGTTCGACTTCAGCCAGGGCAGCAAGGACCAGAAGGACCTCCTCGGGGGCAAGGGCGCCAACCTTGCCGAGATGACCAACCTCGGTCTCCCGGTGCCGCCCGGCTTCACCATCACCACCGAAGCCTGCCGTGCCTACCTGCAGGAGGGCGGCGACCCCGCCGGACTCGCGGAGCAGGTCTCCGAGCGCCTCGTCGCGCTGGAGGAGACGATGGAACGCAAGCTCGGTGACGCCGGCGACCCCCTGCTGGTCAGCGTGCGCAGCGGCGCGAAGTTCTCGATGCCCGGGATGATGGAGACGGTCCTCAACGTGGGCCTCAACGACGAGTCCGTCGAGGGCCTGGCCCGTCAGAGCGACGACTCCCGCTTCGCCCAGGACTCCTACCGCCGGCTGCTGCAGATGTTCGGCGCCACGGTGCTCGGCATCGAGAGCGCGGTGTTCTCCGAGGCCCTCGACGCGGCGAAGAAGGCCAAGGGAACCGACGAGGACCTCGACCTCGACACCGACGACCTGCGCGACCTTGTGGCGACGTACAAGCAGTTGATCGAGGAGCACGCCGGTCGTGCGTTCCCGCAGGACCCGCGCGAGCAGCTGGACCTCGCGGTCAACGCGGTCTTCGACTCGTGGAACACCGACCGCGCGGCGCTCTACCGCCGCCAGGAGCAGATCCCCGACGACCTCGGCACGGCGGTCAACGTGCAGGCGATGGTCTTCGGCAACCGCGGCATGGACTCCGGCTCCGGCGTCGCCTTCACCCGCGACCCGGCGACCGGCAACCAGGGCGTCTACGGCGACTACCTGCAGAACGCGCAGGGCGAGGACGTCGTCGCCGGCATCCGCAACACCGTGTCGCTGGCTGACATGGCGGAGGTCGACCGGACGTCCCACGACGAGCTTCTCGAGATCATGGAGAAGCTCGAGAAGCACTACCACGACATGTGCGACATCGAGTTCACCGTCGAGGACGGCAAGCTCTGGATGCTGCAGACGCGCGTCGGCAAGCGCACCCCCGAGGCGGCGTTCCGGATCGCCGGCCACATGGTCGACGAGGGCCTGATCGACCTCGACGAGGCGCTGCGCCGGGTCACCGGAGCCCAGCTCGCGCAGCTGATGTTCCCGCGCTTCGACTACTCCTCCGAGCGCAACCTGCTCGCCAAGGGGATGAACGCCTCCCCCGGTGCCGCCGTCGGCAAGGCGGTCTTCGACTGGGCCACCGCCGTCGAGTGGGCCGAGCGCGGAGAGGACGTCATCCTCGTCCGCAAGGAGACCAGCCCCGACGACCTGCACGGCATGGTGGTCGCGAAGGGCATCCTGACCAGCCGCGGCGGCAAGACCTCCCACGCCGCCGTCGTCGCACGCGGCATGGGACGCACCTGCGTCTGCGGTGCCGAGGCGCTGGACGTCGACACGAAGAACGCCGAGTTCACCGTGCGAGGAGGTACGACGATCCGCGAGGGCGACGTCATCTCGATCGACGGCACGACCGGCGAGGTCTTCGAGGGTGCGGTGCCGGTGACCGACTCCGCCGTGGTGCGCTGGTTCGAGGGCGACAAGGACCCGGAGATCACCGACAACCCGCTCGTGCAGGCGGTCGCCCGCCTCGTCGAGCACGCCGACCAGACCCGACGGCTGCAGGTCCGCACCAACGCCGACACCGGAGAGGACGCCGCCCGCGCCCGCAGGTTCGGCGCCCAGGGCATCGGCCTGTGCCGCACCGAGCACATGTTCCTCGGCGAGCGCCGCGAGCTCGTCGAGCACCTGATCATCGCCGACGACGAGGCCGGCCAGGAGAAGGCACTGGACGCGCTACTCCCCCAGCAGCGCTCCGACTTCCTCGAGATCCTGGAATCGATGGACGGCCTGCCGGTCACCATCCGGCTGATCGACCCGCCGCTGCACGAGTTCCTGCCCGACCTGACCGACCTGTCGGTGGCGATGGCCGTGGCCGACGTGCACGGACACCGCAAGAAGCGCCAGCGCAAGCTGCTCGCCGCGGTCCAGCGCCTGCACGAGGCGAACCCGATGCTGGGCCTGCGCGGCGTACGCCTCGGCATCGTGATCCCCGGCCTGTTCACCATGCAGGCGCGAGCGGTGCTGGAGGCCGCGGCCGAGCGGATCAAGGCCGGCGGCGACCCGCACCCGGAGATCATGATCCCGCTGGTCGGCTCCGTGCGTGAGCTCGACCTGGTCAAGCAGCGGATCATGGACGTCGCTGCCGACGTGCAGGAGGAGGCCGGCGTGGCGATCGACTTCAGCGTCGGCACCATGATCGAGCTCCCCCGGGCCGCGCTGACTGCTGACCAGATCGCCGGCTCTGCCGACTTCTTCTCCTTCGGCACCAACGACCTCACCCAGATGACCTGGGGCTTCTCGCGCGACGACGTGGAGGCGTCGTTCTTCTCGACCTATCTCGAGCAGGGCGTCTTCCCGGTCTCGCCGTTCGAGTCGCTGGACACCGAGGGCGTGGGCACGCTCGTGCGTACGGCGGCCGCGAAGGGTCGCGAGGCGAACCCCGAGCTGCACCTCGGAGTCTGTGGCGAGCACGGCGGTGACCCGGCCTCGATCCACTTCTTCGACGAGGTCGGTCTCGACTACGTGTCGTGCTCGCCGTTCCGGGTGCCGGTCGCTCGGCTGGAGGCTGGTCGGTCCGCCCTGGGGTGA
- a CDS encoding HNH endonuclease signature motif containing protein — translation MTMLDDAPQQDGPGPVRHPLLRCVDDISSALKDVEGIDPLFAPVEVKREVLIELTRAIDQAEALRMSVMANSHDVAEADGARSVGSWLAPHTRNNPAAEQTAEHLAVDLQQHYPILSSALARGTANVAQAKVIVRCLNELRRLEHMTPELLHQAEEHLVTECPHFDPSDMKNLSDRILEVLDPDGFDDAELKKLETELRKARAEARLSMRKRGDGSTDIRARVPDSLAVRLKTILDAYTSPRHEANGSGSSGAGGPDGATGSAGSLADGAISSRYRDPDTGERLPRERLLGEALCAFLEGQDPNRLPKHGGMATTLVITTEFDTLTGQLGIGTLPDGSRLAASDVRRLACTAQILPAVLGGDSAVLDLGTRRRLFSVEQRLALAQAHPTCQAAGCSIPSAWCEAHHRTAWSQGGPTDLANGMLLCSYHHQRIHDDSYRVKHLAKGDVRFNKRT, via the coding sequence ATGACGATGCTCGACGATGCGCCTCAGCAGGACGGACCCGGTCCGGTCCGTCACCCGCTGCTGCGCTGCGTCGACGACATCTCCTCGGCATTGAAGGACGTCGAGGGCATCGACCCGTTGTTCGCGCCGGTCGAGGTCAAGCGCGAGGTCCTGATCGAGCTCACCCGGGCGATCGACCAGGCCGAAGCGCTCCGGATGTCGGTGATGGCCAACTCCCACGACGTGGCCGAGGCCGACGGTGCACGCAGCGTCGGTTCCTGGCTCGCACCCCACACCCGCAACAACCCCGCCGCCGAACAAACAGCCGAGCACCTCGCGGTCGACCTCCAACAGCACTACCCGATCCTCAGCAGTGCCTTGGCTCGCGGAACCGCGAACGTCGCCCAGGCCAAGGTCATCGTGCGCTGTCTCAACGAGCTGCGCCGCCTTGAGCACATGACCCCCGAGCTGCTCCACCAGGCCGAGGAGCACCTGGTCACCGAGTGCCCCCATTTCGACCCGAGCGACATGAAGAACCTGAGCGACCGCATCCTCGAAGTTCTCGACCCCGACGGCTTCGACGACGCCGAGCTGAAGAAGCTCGAGACCGAGCTCCGCAAGGCCCGCGCCGAGGCGCGGCTCAGCATGCGCAAGCGGGGTGACGGCTCCACCGACATCCGGGCGCGCGTCCCCGACTCCTTGGCCGTACGACTCAAGACCATCCTCGACGCCTACACCTCGCCGCGCCACGAGGCGAACGGCAGCGGCTCCTCAGGAGCGGGTGGGCCAGATGGTGCGACCGGATCTGCCGGGTCCTTGGCCGACGGCGCGATCTCATCGCGCTACCGCGACCCCGACACCGGCGAACGACTCCCCCGCGAACGCCTGCTGGGCGAAGCCCTGTGCGCCTTCCTCGAGGGCCAGGACCCCAACCGGCTCCCCAAGCACGGTGGCATGGCCACCACCCTGGTGATCACCACCGAGTTCGACACCCTCACCGGGCAACTCGGCATCGGCACCCTGCCGGACGGAAGTCGGCTCGCCGCCAGCGATGTACGCCGACTCGCCTGCACCGCACAGATCCTTCCCGCAGTTCTCGGCGGCGACTCCGCCGTCCTCGACCTCGGCACCCGCCGACGACTCTTCTCCGTCGAGCAACGACTCGCCCTGGCCCAGGCGCACCCCACCTGTCAGGCCGCCGGCTGCTCGATCCCCAGCGCCTGGTGCGAAGCCCACCACCGCACCGCATGGTCCCAGGGTGGACCGACCGACCTCGCCAACGGCATGCTCCTGTGCTCCTACCACCACCAACGCATCCACGACGACAGCTACCGGGTGAAACACCTCGCCAAGGGCGATGTCCGGTTCAACAAGCGGACGTAG